One window from the genome of Schistocerca piceifrons isolate TAMUIC-IGC-003096 chromosome 1, iqSchPice1.1, whole genome shotgun sequence encodes:
- the LOC124795932 gene encoding uncharacterized protein LOC124795932, giving the protein MALTRLLVLLVAMAATADGLVSAPAWGDQQSGLLGHREEQQQGPTRLSLPIPSAYRREESSLPDYVVVFRKNRGREAATALSEPRPWWMAPQFVTSEHFQRLAPQRTADLSSQFLQLLMQEVKRMQGKAENGRLAGEDPGLTRGVVRPAEQSSGDPQLVALPAVPIAFRSFINSPDIPTLCPDGTKVAHDKSCRSVWKRASS; this is encoded by the coding sequence ATGGCGCTGACCAggttgctggtcctgctggtggcTATGGCCGCCACAGCCGACGGCCTCGTATCCGCGCCGGCGTGGGGCGACCAGCAGAGTGGGCTGCTGGGGCACAGAGAAGAGCAGCAACAGGGGCCGACGCGGCTCTCCCTCCCCATCCCGTCGGCGTACCGCCGAGAGGAGTCATCGCTGCCGGACTACGTCGTCGTCTTCCGGAAGAACCGAGGTCGCGAGGCCGCGACTGCCCTGAGTGAGCCGAGGCCTTGGTGGATGGCACCGCAGTTTGTGACTAGTGAGCACTTTCAAAGGCTCGCGCCACAGCGAACTGCTGATCTGAGTTCTCAGTTTCTACAGCTACTGATGCAGGAAGTGAAGCGAATGCAGGGCAAAGCCGAAAATGGCAGGCTGGCTGGAGAGGACCCAGGGCTGACGCGCGGAGTCGTTCGACCGGCCGAGCAGAGCAGTGGCGACCCGCAGTTGGTGGCTTTGCCGGCAGTTCCCATCGCCTTCCGCTCGTTTATCAACTCGCCGGACATCCCTACGCTGTGCCCAGACGGCACCAAGGTGGCACACGACAAGTCGTGCCGCTCCGTATGGAAGAGAGCCTccag